In a genomic window of Paramicrobacterium chengjingii:
- a CDS encoding lipoate--protein ligase family protein: protein MHGEYKVPGGKLVVVDLDVVDGVISEFALAGDFFLEPDEALGDINQALIGMPAASDTATFAAAVRSALPDDAALLGFTPESVGVATRRALSQAANWRDFEWQIIHSEAVPPRMHLALDEVLTSEVGAGRRGPTLRIWEWNESAVVIGSFQSVKNEVDMDAAAENGFDVVRRVSGGGAMLMKKGEVVTYSLYVPAELVQGMSFADSYAYLDEWVIEALRSLGIDAEYKPLNDITSPGGKIGGAAQKRLGNGGVLHHVTMSYDMDGDVMTDVLRIGREKMSDKGTTSAAKRVDPLRSQTGLSRAEIIERMKETFVSQTGATVGEITPQEFAEAEKLVESKFSTAAWLNRVP, encoded by the coding sequence ATGCACGGTGAATACAAGGTTCCAGGCGGAAAGCTCGTGGTTGTCGACCTCGATGTCGTCGACGGCGTGATCTCGGAATTCGCTCTTGCCGGAGACTTCTTTCTCGAACCAGACGAGGCGCTCGGCGACATCAACCAGGCGCTGATCGGCATGCCGGCGGCCAGCGATACTGCGACGTTCGCCGCGGCGGTTCGCAGTGCGCTGCCTGACGATGCCGCGCTTCTGGGCTTTACCCCAGAGTCGGTAGGGGTTGCCACGCGTCGTGCGTTGTCGCAGGCGGCCAACTGGCGCGACTTCGAATGGCAGATCATCCACTCTGAGGCGGTGCCCCCGCGCATGCATCTCGCTCTTGATGAAGTGCTCACGAGCGAGGTCGGTGCCGGCCGGCGTGGGCCGACGCTGCGCATCTGGGAATGGAACGAGTCCGCCGTCGTGATCGGCAGCTTCCAATCGGTGAAGAACGAAGTCGACATGGATGCCGCGGCGGAGAACGGCTTCGACGTCGTGCGCCGCGTTTCAGGCGGCGGCGCCATGCTCATGAAGAAGGGCGAGGTTGTCACCTACTCGCTGTACGTTCCGGCCGAGCTGGTGCAGGGAATGTCGTTCGCCGACTCGTACGCCTACCTCGACGAATGGGTGATCGAAGCGTTGCGTTCACTCGGCATCGACGCCGAGTACAAGCCGCTCAACGACATCACGAGTCCTGGAGGCAAGATCGGCGGGGCGGCGCAGAAGCGACTCGGCAACGGCGGAGTGCTGCACCACGTCACCATGAGCTACGACATGGACGGCGACGTCATGACCGATGTGCTGCGCATCGGTCGCGAGAAGATGAGCGACAAGGGCACGACATCCGCGGCCAAGCGTGTCGACCCGCTGCGCAGCCAAACCGGCCTCAGCCGCGCCGAGATCATCGAACGCATGAAAGAGACGTTTGTGTCGCAGACCGGTGCGACCGTCGGCGAGATCACACCGCAGGAGTTTGCCGAGGCCGAGAAACTCGTCGAGTCGAAATTCTCGACCGCGGCCTGGCTCAATCGGGTGCCGTAG
- a CDS encoding GH1 family beta-glucosidase → MTLNFPPTFMWGSATAAAQVEGAGHEEGKRDSVWDAFARVPGAVARGENLEVAVDHYHRYREDVAIMRDIGLDTYRFSTSWARVLPDDGDVNQQGIDFYSRLVDELLEAGILPWMTLYHWDLPQALEERGGWANRETAERFVRYAEVMYDALGDRVRHWTTFNEPFCSSLLGYAAGVHAPGRQEPDAAVAAIHHQHLAHGLAVNRLRELGAENLGITLNLSNSIPLDANDPVDVEAARRFDVLQNRVFLEPIVTGAYAADTIADLEQFGLRELIEPGDMQIIGTPIDFLGVNHYHDDQVSGHPAEGSDGHSGATDRSIRSPWVGSEHLAFPSRGLPRTAMGWEVNPSGLRMLLTRLGREYPNMPPLYVTENGSAYDDVVSEDGRVHDPERTAYIRDHVQAISDAIADGADVRGYFVWSLLDNFEWSWGYDKRFGIVRVDYNTLERTVKDSGRAYSELIAQVRSEVRRDTASAH, encoded by the coding sequence ATGACACTTAATTTCCCGCCGACATTCATGTGGGGATCCGCCACCGCCGCCGCTCAGGTGGAGGGTGCAGGTCATGAGGAAGGAAAGCGCGACTCCGTGTGGGACGCTTTCGCTCGCGTGCCCGGTGCGGTCGCCCGAGGCGAGAACCTCGAGGTAGCGGTCGACCACTATCACCGCTACCGCGAAGACGTCGCGATCATGCGCGACATCGGGCTCGACACCTACCGGTTCTCGACGAGCTGGGCCCGCGTGCTGCCCGACGACGGCGATGTGAATCAACAGGGCATCGACTTCTACAGCCGCCTGGTCGACGAACTTCTTGAGGCCGGCATCCTTCCGTGGATGACTCTGTACCACTGGGATCTCCCGCAAGCCCTCGAGGAGCGCGGCGGCTGGGCGAATCGCGAGACCGCCGAGCGTTTCGTGCGCTACGCGGAGGTGATGTACGACGCCCTCGGCGACCGCGTAAGGCACTGGACGACGTTCAACGAGCCCTTCTGCTCATCACTGCTCGGTTACGCGGCCGGCGTTCACGCGCCGGGAAGGCAAGAACCGGATGCCGCAGTCGCGGCGATCCACCATCAGCATCTCGCCCACGGTCTCGCTGTGAACCGACTCCGTGAGCTGGGGGCCGAGAACCTGGGCATCACGCTGAACCTGTCGAACTCGATTCCGCTCGACGCCAACGATCCGGTTGACGTGGAAGCGGCTCGCCGGTTCGACGTTCTGCAGAATCGCGTGTTTCTCGAGCCCATCGTCACGGGCGCCTACGCCGCCGACACGATCGCCGATCTTGAGCAATTCGGGCTGCGCGAGCTGATCGAGCCGGGCGACATGCAGATCATCGGCACGCCCATCGACTTCCTCGGTGTGAACCACTACCACGATGACCAGGTTTCTGGGCACCCCGCTGAGGGTTCCGACGGTCATTCCGGAGCGACGGACCGCAGCATCCGCTCCCCCTGGGTCGGGAGCGAGCACCTCGCGTTCCCGTCGCGTGGACTGCCCCGCACGGCAATGGGCTGGGAGGTCAACCCCTCAGGACTGCGGATGCTGCTCACGCGACTCGGGCGCGAGTACCCGAACATGCCGCCGCTGTACGTCACCGAAAACGGCTCCGCGTACGACGACGTGGTGTCTGAGGATGGCCGCGTGCACGACCCCGAACGCACGGCATACATTCGCGACCACGTGCAGGCGATTTCCGATGCCATCGCCGACGGCGCTGACGTGCGCGGCTACTTCGTGTGGTCTCTGCTCGACAACTTCGAGTGGTCGTGGGGCTACGACAAGCGGTTCGGCATTGTGCGGGTCGACTACAACACGCTCGAGCGCACTGTGAAGGACTCCGGCCGGGCCTACTCCGAGCTGATCGCTCAGGTTCGCTCCGAGGTTCGTCGCGACACGGCATCCGCGCATTAA
- the sufU gene encoding Fe-S cluster assembly sulfur transfer protein SufU, whose amino-acid sequence MSDLESLYQQVILDHSREKHGFGLRDAAAASSHQLNPTCGDELTLQVQLTDDGQTIEAVTWEGAGCSISMASASLLSDLAAGMPLADAPPRIALFRELMRSKGAGVDDDEPLGDAAVLEGVSRYIARVKCAMLAWVALEDSLAQLP is encoded by the coding sequence ATGAGTGACCTTGAGAGCCTCTACCAGCAGGTGATCCTCGATCATTCGCGCGAGAAGCACGGTTTCGGGCTGCGCGATGCGGCTGCGGCATCCTCGCACCAGCTGAATCCGACGTGCGGCGACGAACTCACGCTGCAGGTGCAGCTCACTGACGACGGACAGACGATTGAGGCGGTCACATGGGAGGGAGCGGGCTGCTCGATCTCGATGGCGTCGGCGTCTCTCTTGAGCGATCTTGCGGCCGGGATGCCGCTGGCCGACGCTCCCCCGCGCATTGCGCTGTTTCGTGAGCTGATGCGGTCGAAGGGCGCAGGTGTTGACGACGACGAGCCACTGGGCGACGCCGCTGTGCTTGAGGGAGTCTCGCGCTACATCGCCCGCGTCAAGTGCGCGATGCTCGCCTGGGTGGCGCTCGAAGACTCGCTCGCACAGCTGCCGTAG
- a CDS encoding carbohydrate ABC transporter permease, whose translation MTATLTPGKTTPPRSTSPRTPDRAERRRHWLSRLDVKASPYAYVAPFFIVFGLVGLFPLIYTFVVSLYDWDLLKGQGDFVGIENFVNVLSDEYFWNSLFNTFSIFILSSIPQLIAATFIAAILDQNIRSKTFWRMSILLPYVVTPAAVALIFSNMFSENYGLINNMLQNFGLDAIGWKTDTLPSHIAIATMVNWRWTGYNALILLAAMQSVPRDVHESAALDGAGMLRRFFSITLPSIRPTMVFVIITATIGGLQIFVEPRMFDAATAGGSQRQFQTTVLYLWEMAFFRQNFGEASAIAWLLFLIIVGIGLINFLLSKSIATAETKVSTTRRQRRLAAYRNKEVSR comes from the coding sequence ATGACTGCAACACTCACCCCGGGCAAGACCACGCCTCCCCGCTCCACCTCGCCACGCACGCCAGATCGCGCCGAGCGTCGGCGCCATTGGCTCAGCCGCCTCGACGTCAAGGCATCCCCTTACGCCTACGTCGCCCCATTCTTCATTGTCTTCGGGCTCGTCGGCCTCTTTCCCCTCATCTATACATTCGTCGTCTCGCTGTACGACTGGGACTTGCTGAAGGGGCAAGGCGACTTCGTTGGCATAGAGAACTTCGTCAACGTACTGAGCGACGAGTACTTCTGGAACTCGTTGTTCAACACGTTCAGCATCTTCATTCTGTCGTCGATCCCGCAGCTCATCGCCGCGACGTTCATCGCCGCGATTCTCGACCAGAACATTCGCTCAAAGACGTTCTGGCGCATGAGCATCCTTCTTCCCTACGTCGTCACCCCGGCCGCCGTTGCACTGATCTTCTCGAACATGTTCAGCGAGAACTACGGGCTGATCAACAACATGCTGCAGAACTTCGGGCTCGACGCCATCGGCTGGAAGACAGACACGCTGCCGAGCCACATCGCCATCGCCACAATGGTGAACTGGCGCTGGACGGGCTACAACGCCCTCATCCTGCTGGCCGCCATGCAGTCAGTGCCCCGTGACGTGCACGAATCAGCGGCGCTCGATGGCGCCGGAATGCTGCGTCGGTTCTTCAGCATCACTCTCCCCAGCATCCGCCCCACAATGGTGTTCGTCATCATCACGGCGACCATCGGGGGCCTTCAGATCTTTGTCGAGCCGCGCATGTTCGACGCGGCGACGGCGGGCGGCTCGCAACGGCAGTTTCAGACGACTGTGCTTTACCTGTGGGAGATGGCGTTCTTCCGCCAGAACTTCGGCGAAGCGTCGGCGATCGCGTGGCTGCTGTTCCTCATCATCGTCGGTATCGGGCTGATCAACTTCTTGCTCTCGAAGTCGATCGCGACGGCAGAGACGAAGGTGTCGACGACCAGACGCCAGAGACGACTGGCCGCGTACCGCAACAAGGAGGTCTCGCGATGA
- a CDS encoding class I SAM-dependent methyltransferase, whose translation MGLKDGPLWNHNIHFHRVVLEAIPHSATSALDVGTGNGMLARDLRERLPDVTAIDVDAPILAAAQRTHAGINWVLADAMTHDFGRTFDVVASVAALHHFEDLESALGRLRELTAPGGSSPCGGTPSPGTSRRNFWAGHVSEVTPTLGRRACASRFDAIARLAA comes from the coding sequence ATGGGATTGAAAGACGGGCCGCTGTGGAATCACAACATCCACTTTCACCGTGTCGTGCTTGAGGCGATTCCACATTCCGCGACATCTGCATTGGACGTGGGCACGGGAAATGGCATGCTTGCTCGCGATCTCCGCGAGCGGCTCCCCGATGTCACTGCCATCGATGTGGACGCGCCGATTCTCGCCGCCGCGCAAAGAACTCACGCCGGCATCAACTGGGTGCTCGCTGACGCGATGACCCATGACTTCGGTCGAACATTCGATGTCGTCGCGTCGGTCGCGGCATTGCATCACTTCGAGGATCTTGAGAGTGCGCTCGGCCGGTTGAGGGAGCTCACCGCCCCCGGCGGCAGTTCGCCATGTGGAGGTACGCCCTCACCTGGCACAAGCCGTCGGAACTTCTGGGCGGGTCACGTTTCTGAAGTCACGCCGACTCTCGGACGGCGAGCGTGTGCGTCGCGGTTCGATGCAATCGCTCGTCTGGCGGCGTGA
- a CDS encoding NAD(P)/FAD-dependent oxidoreductase codes for MARSIIVGAGMVGLATAWHLQERGVEVTIIDREGVAAGSSWGNAGWLAPAKTIPLADPSLWTYGPKALIDPDAALHVPVRVDVNLWSFLARFAAHGTQRAWDRAMAALTPIDRLALQSFDELIDGGVESSTHEGPFIIGFGHARHARGFMRDVAGVIQHGQSVHVERLDDPRALAPQLSSQIGAAYRMDGQRFIEPGPFMHALAESVTARGAEMRMGLEVSAVDSSSRPSVMLSNGETLTADSVVIATGAWMPRLARVLGVNVPVQAGRGYSFTVDTDEPAEHPVYLPTQRIACTPYQGRFRIAGTMEFRGPDDALQHRRIQAIVNRVRTLMTGVDLDNRHDEWVGSRPVTPDGLPLVGQTRAPNVYVAGGHGMWGVVLGPATGKLLAERIVTGRTDPAIAPFDPLR; via the coding sequence ATGGCGCGGTCGATCATTGTCGGAGCGGGAATGGTGGGGCTCGCGACGGCCTGGCATCTGCAGGAGCGCGGCGTCGAGGTGACGATCATCGACCGCGAGGGCGTCGCGGCCGGGTCATCGTGGGGCAACGCAGGTTGGCTCGCTCCAGCCAAGACGATTCCACTCGCCGACCCGAGCCTGTGGACGTATGGCCCCAAAGCACTGATCGATCCGGATGCTGCGCTGCACGTTCCGGTTCGCGTCGACGTGAACCTCTGGTCATTTCTCGCGCGTTTCGCTGCGCACGGCACGCAACGCGCCTGGGATCGCGCCATGGCTGCGCTCACCCCGATTGACAGGCTGGCGCTGCAGAGCTTTGACGAGCTGATCGATGGCGGCGTGGAGTCGTCGACCCACGAAGGACCGTTCATCATCGGATTCGGTCATGCAAGACATGCACGAGGTTTCATGCGCGACGTTGCTGGTGTGATTCAGCACGGCCAGAGCGTTCACGTTGAGCGCCTCGACGACCCGCGCGCTCTCGCGCCTCAGCTCTCGTCCCAGATCGGTGCCGCCTACCGCATGGACGGCCAGCGCTTCATCGAGCCGGGCCCGTTCATGCACGCCCTCGCGGAGTCCGTCACAGCGCGAGGCGCAGAGATGCGAATGGGCCTTGAGGTGTCGGCGGTCGATTCCTCATCGAGACCATCGGTGATGCTCTCAAACGGCGAGACTCTCACCGCCGACTCCGTTGTGATCGCCACCGGCGCGTGGATGCCGCGGCTTGCCCGGGTGCTCGGCGTCAACGTGCCTGTACAGGCCGGGCGCGGGTACTCGTTCACGGTCGACACGGACGAACCCGCCGAGCATCCGGTATATCTGCCGACGCAGCGCATCGCGTGCACGCCGTACCAGGGCCGGTTTCGCATCGCGGGAACAATGGAGTTTCGTGGGCCAGATGATGCGCTGCAGCACCGGCGCATTCAGGCGATCGTCAATCGGGTGCGCACGCTCATGACGGGCGTCGACCTCGACAACAGGCACGACGAATGGGTCGGTTCGCGGCCCGTCACGCCAGACGGGCTTCCGCTTGTCGGGCAGACGCGTGCGCCCAATGTGTACGTCGCGGGCGGCCACGGCATGTGGGGAGTCGTGCTCGGCCCGGCGACGGGCAAGCTGCTGGCCGAGCGCATCGTCACGGGCCGAACCGACCCCGCGATCGCGCCGTTCGATCCGCTGCGCTGA
- a CDS encoding SufS family cysteine desulfurase, producing MTVQTLPLDDAAVARIRSDFAELRAQVNGKPLVYLDSGATSLKPANVLDAERSFAENYTAAVHRGAHTLAAEATELFEQARVRVADFVGAEADEIVWTSNATEAVNLVAYAIGNATAGRGGAASARFRLEAGDEIVVTEAEHHANLIPWQELAARTGAVVRAIPVDEQGMLRPGAAAEIIGERTRIVAFAHASNVTAALAPVDELVRLARAAGALVVLDACQSVPHMPVDFRALDVDFAVFSGHKMLAPTGIGVLYGRRELLNALPPFLTGGSMITTVTLESAEYLPAPQRFEAGTQRISQAIALAAACDYLSIVGLDRIAAHENELAARLVDGLQRIEGVRLLGPTDAAARTGLAAFDLEGVHAHDAGQFLDDRGIAVRVGHHCAQPLHRRFNLTASTRASTYLYNTTSDVDAFLDALADVRSFFGAAS from the coding sequence GTGACTGTTCAGACTCTGCCCCTCGACGATGCTGCGGTTGCCCGCATCCGCTCAGATTTTGCCGAGCTCCGAGCGCAGGTGAACGGAAAACCCCTCGTCTACCTCGATTCGGGGGCGACGAGCCTCAAACCCGCGAACGTACTCGATGCCGAACGATCGTTCGCCGAGAACTACACGGCGGCCGTTCACCGCGGGGCACACACGCTCGCGGCAGAGGCGACCGAGTTGTTCGAACAGGCACGTGTACGGGTGGCGGACTTCGTCGGGGCAGAGGCCGACGAGATCGTATGGACGTCGAACGCCACAGAAGCCGTGAACCTCGTCGCGTACGCGATCGGCAATGCGACGGCAGGGCGCGGCGGCGCGGCATCCGCTCGATTCCGTCTCGAGGCGGGCGACGAAATCGTCGTGACCGAGGCAGAGCACCATGCAAACCTCATCCCGTGGCAAGAACTGGCCGCGCGCACTGGCGCCGTCGTGCGAGCGATCCCCGTCGACGAGCAGGGGATGCTGCGGCCGGGCGCCGCCGCCGAGATCATCGGCGAGCGCACACGCATCGTCGCCTTCGCCCACGCGTCGAACGTAACAGCGGCACTTGCGCCCGTTGACGAGCTGGTGCGCCTCGCGCGTGCGGCCGGGGCGCTCGTCGTGCTCGATGCCTGCCAGTCCGTTCCCCACATGCCCGTCGATTTTCGCGCTCTCGATGTGGACTTCGCCGTGTTCTCCGGCCACAAGATGCTCGCGCCAACGGGAATCGGCGTGCTGTACGGCCGCCGTGAGCTGCTGAACGCGCTTCCGCCGTTTTTGACCGGCGGATCGATGATCACAACGGTGACTCTCGAATCGGCAGAGTACCTGCCCGCACCGCAGCGCTTCGAAGCCGGAACCCAGCGCATCTCGCAGGCGATCGCCCTTGCCGCGGCGTGTGATTACCTGAGCATCGTGGGTCTCGACCGCATCGCCGCGCACGAGAACGAGCTGGCCGCGCGCCTCGTCGACGGGCTGCAGCGCATCGAGGGCGTGCGGCTGCTCGGACCGACGGATGCTGCAGCTCGCACGGGCCTCGCCGCTTTCGACCTCGAGGGCGTCCACGCCCATGACGCCGGGCAGTTCCTCGACGACCGCGGCATCGCCGTTCGCGTCGGCCACCACTGCGCGCAACCGCTGCACCGCCGGTTCAACCTCACAGCATCCACGCGCGCAAGCACCTACCTGTACAACACGACGTCAGACGTCGATGCGTTTCTCGACGCGCTTGCCGACGTTCGCTCGTTCTTCGGAGCCGCATCATGA
- a CDS encoding carbohydrate ABC transporter permease, producing the protein MSTAAMQRKTAPDAAKRRRFFGIDRRPGFLTYGLLTVFLVCSAYPLWWSFVMSTRTNSDFGLDWPPLLPGGRFWINAQVVFESIPFWKALGNSLIISCVVTLSVVTFSTLAGYAFAKLRFRGRNGLMVFVIATLAVPTQLGIIPLFMLMRTWGWTGSIGAVIIPLLVTAFGVFFMRQYLVDVIPDELIEAARVDGANMIRTFFHVAVPAARPAMAILALFTFMTAWTDFLWPLLVLDSTNPTLQTALSQLQSAHYVDYSIVLAGAILSTIPLLVLFVVAGKQLISGIMQGAVKG; encoded by the coding sequence ATGAGCACGGCAGCAATGCAGAGAAAGACAGCGCCGGATGCTGCGAAGCGTCGCCGCTTCTTCGGCATCGATCGCCGCCCCGGTTTTCTCACGTACGGGCTGCTCACGGTGTTTCTCGTGTGCTCTGCGTACCCGCTCTGGTGGTCGTTCGTCATGTCGACGCGCACGAACTCCGACTTCGGGCTCGATTGGCCTCCGCTGCTTCCCGGCGGACGGTTCTGGATCAATGCACAGGTGGTTTTCGAGTCGATTCCATTCTGGAAGGCGCTCGGCAACAGCCTCATCATCTCGTGCGTCGTCACGCTCTCGGTGGTGACCTTCTCGACCCTCGCGGGCTATGCGTTCGCCAAGCTCCGCTTTCGCGGGCGCAACGGGCTGATGGTGTTCGTCATCGCGACGCTCGCCGTTCCCACCCAGCTCGGCATCATTCCGCTGTTCATGCTGATGCGCACCTGGGGCTGGACGGGAAGCATCGGCGCGGTCATCATTCCGCTGCTTGTCACTGCTTTCGGCGTGTTCTTCATGCGCCAGTATCTCGTCGATGTCATTCCAGACGAGCTGATCGAGGCAGCCCGAGTCGACGGCGCGAATATGATTCGCACCTTCTTCCACGTCGCCGTTCCCGCGGCACGCCCCGCTATGGCGATCCTCGCCCTGTTTACGTTCATGACGGCGTGGACAGACTTCTTGTGGCCGCTGCTCGTACTCGACTCAACGAACCCGACACTGCAGACGGCCCTCAGCCAGCTGCAGTCCGCGCACTACGTCGACTACTCCATCGTGCTTGCTGGCGCGATACTCTCAACCATCCCGCTGCTTGTACTCTTCGTAGTGGCAGGCAAACAACTCATTTCTGGAATCATGCAAGGAGCCGTGAAGGGCTGA
- a CDS encoding DNA-methyltransferase, whose amino-acid sequence MPESSAILEGDNLQVVSQFPDAAFTLIYIDPPFNTGREQRHTKTTHVRSADATSGTITGFKGQTYERIRGQLHRYDDAFDDYWAFLEPRLLEAWRLLADDGTLYLHLDYREAHYAKVLCDAIFGRDCFLNEIIWAYDYGGKSKSRWPTKHDTILVYVKNPRTYVFDSDAIDREPYMAPGLVTPEKAARGKLPTDVWWHTIVSPTGREKTGYPTQKPMGVLRRIVQASSREDDWVLDFFAGSGTTGAVAKALGRNYVLVDANPEAIAIMRERLK is encoded by the coding sequence CTGCCCGAATCGAGCGCGATTCTTGAGGGTGACAACCTGCAGGTTGTTTCCCAATTTCCGGATGCCGCGTTCACGCTGATCTACATCGACCCGCCATTCAACACCGGCCGCGAGCAGCGGCACACGAAGACGACGCACGTGCGATCGGCCGACGCGACGAGCGGAACCATCACCGGTTTCAAAGGGCAGACGTACGAGCGCATTCGCGGCCAGCTGCATCGTTACGATGACGCGTTTGATGACTACTGGGCGTTTCTCGAGCCACGACTGCTCGAGGCATGGCGGCTGCTTGCCGACGACGGCACGCTGTACCTGCATCTCGACTATCGCGAAGCTCACTATGCGAAGGTGCTGTGCGACGCGATCTTCGGGCGCGACTGCTTTCTCAACGAGATCATCTGGGCGTACGACTATGGCGGCAAATCAAAGTCACGGTGGCCGACAAAGCACGACACGATTCTGGTGTACGTGAAGAATCCGCGAACGTACGTTTTCGACTCCGATGCCATCGACCGCGAACCGTACATGGCTCCAGGGCTCGTGACGCCAGAGAAGGCAGCACGCGGAAAACTGCCGACCGATGTGTGGTGGCACACGATCGTGTCGCCAACCGGCAGAGAAAAGACCGGGTACCCAACGCAGAAGCCCATGGGAGTGCTGCGGCGCATCGTGCAGGCGTCAAGCCGCGAGGACGATTGGGTGCTCGACTTCTTCGCGGGCAGTGGCACGACCGGTGCCGTGGCGAAAGCGCTGGGCCGAAATTACGTGCTCGTCGATGCCAACCCCGAGGCGATAGCGATCATGCGCGAGCGCTTGAAGTAG
- a CDS encoding LacI family DNA-binding transcriptional regulator: MTDRTIARPSAPTLEAVATRAGVSRATVSRVVNNSPKVTDEVVAIVNAAIDELGYVPNRVARSLASKKTQAIAVIVPETASKVFDDPFFSSIVQGVALHLADTEYTLSLLMETETSSAKTRRYLRGGNVDGALIVSHHVSDHSYTQLGATVPMVFAGRPLIPEAIEGYYVDVDNVDGARMATQHLIDLGHTRIATIAGRTDMPGGHDRLDGWRAALARAKLDDSLVAYGDFSPADGAEAMRSLLENSTRIDAVFAANDQMAVGAYSALRSAGLRVPDDISIVGFDNDRYAATASPPLTTVDQSPEQMGDAMAGILLRLIDGDESVPNATMMPLELVVRESTAPRS; encoded by the coding sequence ATGACGGATCGCACGATCGCGAGACCAAGCGCGCCCACCCTCGAGGCCGTCGCCACACGAGCCGGAGTCTCGCGGGCGACGGTGTCACGCGTCGTCAACAACTCGCCGAAGGTGACAGACGAGGTCGTGGCGATCGTCAATGCCGCGATCGACGAGTTGGGTTACGTGCCCAATCGCGTCGCCCGATCCCTGGCAAGCAAGAAGACTCAGGCGATCGCGGTGATCGTTCCCGAGACGGCGTCGAAGGTGTTCGATGACCCGTTCTTCTCGTCGATCGTGCAAGGCGTCGCCCTGCATCTCGCCGACACTGAATACACGCTCAGCCTGCTGATGGAAACGGAGACCTCGTCGGCGAAGACACGGCGCTACCTGCGCGGTGGCAATGTCGATGGTGCGCTCATCGTGTCGCACCACGTCAGCGACCACTCGTACACGCAGCTGGGCGCGACTGTGCCCATGGTCTTCGCAGGGCGGCCGCTGATTCCCGAAGCCATCGAGGGGTACTACGTCGATGTCGACAACGTCGATGGAGCACGCATGGCAACGCAGCACCTGATCGACTTGGGGCACACGCGCATCGCCACGATCGCTGGGCGCACCGATATGCCCGGTGGTCACGACCGGCTCGACGGCTGGCGGGCCGCGCTCGCACGCGCCAAGCTCGACGACTCGCTCGTCGCCTACGGCGACTTTTCACCCGCGGACGGTGCCGAGGCAATGCGCTCGCTGCTCGAGAACTCGACCCGCATCGACGCGGTCTTCGCGGCAAACGACCAGATGGCGGTCGGCGCATACTCCGCACTGCGCAGCGCGGGGCTCCGTGTGCCAGACGACATCTCGATCGTCGGTTTCGACAATGACAGGTATGCGGCGACAGCATCCCCGCCCCTGACCACCGTTGATCAGTCACCCGAGCAGATGGGCGACGCCATGGCCGGCATTCTGCTGCGACTCATCGACGGAGACGAGTCCGTTCCGAACGCCACGATGATGCCGCTCGAGCTGGTGGTGCGCGAATCGACAGCGCCGCGCTCCTGA
- a CDS encoding histidine phosphatase family protein, which produces MSTTLIMVRHGETVWHGEHRYAGSSDIALTERGMQQAEELAEWASRNRPDVLVSSALSRAWLTADAVAKATGLEHWTEQDLAEVDFGKGEGLTIDELYEQYPDAAAAFVSAPARSPMPSGEPGAIAVARALKVLARIIRDADGGTALVVGHGTLMRLIMCTLFSIDPNLYRDVFPEVGNCALTTLSFEDDKASLLSFNVPLASAS; this is translated from the coding sequence ATGAGCACCACTTTGATTATGGTCAGACACGGCGAGACCGTCTGGCACGGCGAACACCGGTACGCCGGATCCAGCGACATTGCACTGACCGAGAGGGGGATGCAGCAGGCCGAAGAGCTTGCTGAGTGGGCGTCTCGCAACCGGCCTGACGTGCTCGTTTCCTCTGCGTTGTCTCGTGCGTGGCTCACGGCCGATGCCGTCGCTAAGGCCACGGGGCTTGAGCATTGGACGGAGCAAGATCTGGCCGAGGTCGACTTCGGCAAGGGCGAGGGGCTCACGATCGACGAGCTTTACGAGCAATATCCGGATGCTGCCGCGGCATTCGTCTCGGCACCGGCGCGGTCGCCCATGCCATCTGGCGAGCCTGGTGCGATCGCCGTTGCGCGTGCTCTCAAGGTGCTGGCGCGCATCATTCGCGATGCAGACGGCGGAACGGCGCTCGTCGTTGGCCACGGCACGCTGATGCGCCTCATCATGTGCACGCTGTTCTCGATCGACCCGAACCTCTACCGCGACGTCTTCCCCGAGGTGGGCAACTGTGCGCTTACGACGCTCTCGTTCGAAGACGACAAGGCGTCTCTGCTGAGCTTCAACGTTCCCCTCGCCAGCGCGTCGTAG